A single genomic interval of Planctomycetota bacterium harbors:
- a CDS encoding VWA domain-containing protein, whose translation MTFINWIMLGGAAAFSIPLIIHLFNRSRFKVVQWGAMHLLESVIRVNKKRVKIEQLILLLIRCAIPALLALLMARPVLTGWRALSGDTPSSTVVLLDNSYSMQAGATSRTNWDVAIDESARVIERTKRGSDVSVVMMGGGPEPLFDKPAFDTRALLDQLRLQHAGYGAAEIESGVGAAAGILGGMSHAKRDLIVVSDFQKADWAGVDAPARKRLAELVKGMNVPATLTFMHVGSAEKDNVAVESLDFSRQTLGVGQTLTVRANLRNYGDKSYENLRVYFRADGKEEGASQIALAGGETAQALFTIKFDEPGSHVVEVQADAPDLKADNVYQAAISVLGQIPVLLVNGDPSKQPLAGETDFLEIALQPYAAADRRGEAKLADLIATTTVSYDQLKPESLKDQRVIVLANVPRLDDNMLAAIRTFVSAGGGVLIFPGNKIDVNWYNSVLADPNNGLLPMRLDALIGGKSEGAASNIVAQHYEHPALSMFNDRANGNLSDGEIRSWYKMSPSGAEQPLIIARLENGDPLFAEKKVGEGSVIEVATSADADWSNLPMRPFFLPLMQQTVTYLATSVEPPRNVEAGKPLIAFLPREKQNVTYSMVDPDGVKTSVKPIEKAGHVVVEFNNTHRPGLYTLSADNERPIHFVVNTSRRESQLEQLSNESLDAIAKDMNATVVHTSEEYAKIDGERRHGREIWKMMLLGLLGLLFGEMLLEQLFAKGRV comes from the coding sequence ATGACCTTCATCAACTGGATCATGCTCGGCGGCGCGGCGGCGTTCTCGATCCCGCTCATCATCCATCTCTTCAACCGCTCGCGGTTCAAGGTGGTCCAATGGGGCGCGATGCACCTGCTCGAATCCGTCATTCGCGTCAACAAAAAGCGCGTCAAGATCGAACAACTCATCCTGCTCCTCATCCGCTGCGCGATTCCGGCGCTGCTCGCGCTGCTCATGGCGCGGCCCGTACTGACCGGTTGGCGGGCGCTGTCGGGCGATACGCCCAGCTCGACGGTCGTGCTGCTGGACAACAGCTATTCCATGCAGGCCGGGGCGACGAGCCGCACGAACTGGGACGTCGCCATCGACGAGTCGGCCCGTGTGATCGAGCGGACGAAGCGCGGATCGGATGTGTCGGTGGTGATGATGGGCGGGGGTCCGGAACCGCTTTTTGACAAGCCGGCCTTCGACACGCGCGCCCTGCTCGATCAGCTTCGCCTGCAACACGCCGGTTACGGCGCCGCGGAAATCGAAAGCGGCGTCGGCGCCGCCGCCGGCATCCTCGGCGGCATGTCGCACGCCAAGCGCGACCTGATCGTCGTCAGCGATTTCCAGAAAGCCGATTGGGCCGGCGTCGACGCCCCCGCTCGCAAGCGGCTCGCCGAGTTGGTCAAGGGCATGAATGTGCCCGCCACACTGACGTTCATGCACGTGGGCTCGGCGGAAAAGGACAATGTCGCCGTCGAGTCGCTGGACTTTTCGCGTCAGACGCTCGGCGTGGGGCAGACGCTGACCGTCCGTGCCAATCTCCGCAACTACGGCGACAAGAGCTACGAAAACCTGCGCGTCTACTTCCGGGCCGACGGCAAGGAAGAAGGCGCGTCGCAGATCGCCCTTGCCGGCGGCGAAACGGCGCAGGCACTGTTCACCATCAAGTTCGACGAGCCCGGCTCGCACGTCGTCGAAGTCCAGGCCGACGCGCCCGACCTCAAGGCCGACAACGTCTATCAGGCGGCGATCTCCGTACTCGGTCAGATTCCGGTGCTGCTCGTCAATGGCGACCCCAGCAAGCAGCCGCTGGCCGGCGAGACGGATTTTCTGGAGATCGCGCTGCAGCCCTACGCGGCGGCGGACCGGCGCGGCGAAGCCAAGCTCGCCGACCTGATCGCCACCACGACCGTCAGCTACGATCAGCTCAAGCCCGAATCGCTCAAGGATCAGCGCGTCATCGTACTCGCCAACGTCCCCCGGCTCGACGACAACATGCTCGCGGCGATCCGCACCTTCGTCAGCGCCGGCGGCGGCGTCCTGATCTTCCCGGGCAACAAGATCGACGTGAACTGGTACAACAGCGTGCTGGCCGACCCGAACAACGGGCTGCTGCCGATGCGCCTCGACGCGCTCATCGGCGGCAAGTCCGAGGGCGCGGCCTCCAACATCGTCGCCCAGCATTACGAGCATCCCGCCCTCTCGATGTTCAACGATCGGGCCAACGGGAATCTGTCGGACGGCGAGATTCGCTCGTGGTACAAGATGTCGCCGTCGGGCGCGGAGCAGCCGCTGATCATCGCGCGGCTGGAGAACGGCGACCCCCTCTTTGCCGAGAAGAAGGTCGGCGAGGGATCGGTGATCGAAGTCGCCACGTCGGCGGACGCGGACTGGAGCAATCTGCCGATGCGGCCGTTCTTTTTACCGCTCATGCAGCAGACGGTGACGTACCTGGCGACGAGCGTGGAGCCGCCGCGGAATGTCGAGGCGGGCAAGCCGCTGATCGCCTTTTTGCCGCGGGAGAAACAGAATGTGACGTATTCGATGGTGGATCCGGACGGCGTGAAGACGAGCGTCAAACCCATCGAAAAAGCCGGGCACGTCGTCGTCGAGTTCAACAATACGCACCGCCCCGGTCTTTACACGCTCAGCGCCGACAATGAGCGGCCGATTCACTTCGTGGTCAACACCTCGCGGCGCGAGTCGCAGCTCGAGCAGCTCAGCAACGAGTCGCTGGACGCCATCGCCAAAGATATGAACGCCACCGTCGTTCACACGTCTGAAGAGTACGCCAAGATCGACGGCGAGCGGCGGCACGGTCGCGAGATATGGAAAATGATGTTGCTCGGACTGCTCGGGCTTCTGTTCGGCGAGATGCTCCTTGAGCAACTGTTCGCGAAAGGCAGGGTGTAA